One stretch of Bacillota bacterium DNA includes these proteins:
- a CDS encoding cation-translocating P-type ATPase: protein MESFVGKIRYDRGLSEKEAQSRLNKYGPNTILEKKKVSAFKILLEQFTDFMVLILLAATAISAFMGEMMEAVTIVAIVIVNALLGFIQEYRTERTLEALKNLAAPSARVIRDGKVSVIPAAQVVPPDVIIIETGDRVPADAILIESSNLAADESLLTGESIPVEKHALKKLNLKAGIRNNAGFENDLNIKDKENLIYMGTIITSGRGKAVVYATGMKTEMGKIADMIQNIEDEQTPLQRKLEHLGKFIVYACMLICAVVSVTGILRGEDLFTMLLAGISLAVAAVPEGLPAIVTVSLALGVQRMLKRNALIRKLPAVETLGCADIICSDKTGTLTENKMTVRKIYAGENIYEVRGSGYDTKGDFLIKGKKIDPMQYPILKLTLEIGALCNNAQLVRVVGNKQTPPGEIKSKISKIKFRKTGWLDSTGDPTEVALLVVAAKGGLTREMLDEIYIRQDEIPFDSERKCMSVICRNHKNESFIFTKGAPDIIIQKCSKILTTRGIVSLTPDIVANILKINDSMAGEALRVLGVAYRQSNRQPTLKDNVEEELVFVGLLGMIDPPREEAAEAVQKCKLAGIKPVMITGDHKITACAVAGELNIYADGDIVLTGADLDGMSEDKLAKVIDKVSVFARVSPKHKLSIVKAFKKLGHIVAMTGDGVNDAPAVKEADIGVSMGIMGTDVTKEVSSMVLMDDNFATIVAAVEEGRVIYSNIRKFIRYLLSCNIGEVLTMFLGMLAGLPVPLLPIQILWVNLVTDGLPAIALGLEPPEKDVMMRPPRETGDNIFSDGLLSLITIRGLLLGISTLAVFASMLYFTYNVALARTGAFVTLVITQLIHVFECKSERKNIFEIPIFNNIYLVLAVLCSFIMILSVVYIPFLKGAFRTVSLNLDDWLLIIGFSFIGPVGSSLFTRKRR, encoded by the coding sequence TTGGAAAGTTTTGTAGGTAAAATAAGGTATGACAGGGGACTGAGTGAAAAAGAAGCGCAGTCCAGGCTTAATAAATATGGTCCCAATACTATATTAGAAAAAAAGAAAGTTTCCGCATTTAAAATCCTTCTTGAACAATTCACTGATTTCATGGTTTTAATTCTTCTTGCTGCTACTGCTATTTCAGCCTTTATGGGTGAAATGATGGAAGCAGTAACAATTGTTGCCATAGTAATAGTAAATGCATTATTGGGATTTATCCAGGAATATAGGACTGAAAGAACTCTTGAAGCGTTAAAAAACCTTGCCGCTCCATCTGCACGGGTTATAAGGGATGGGAAAGTTTCTGTTATACCTGCAGCTCAAGTTGTACCTCCAGATGTGATTATAATAGAGACAGGCGACAGGGTACCTGCCGATGCAATACTTATAGAATCATCAAACCTGGCTGCCGACGAATCTTTGCTCACAGGAGAATCAATTCCTGTTGAAAAACATGCACTTAAAAAGCTCAACTTGAAAGCAGGTATTAGAAATAATGCAGGTTTTGAAAATGATTTAAATATTAAGGATAAAGAAAATTTAATATATATGGGGACGATAATAACTTCCGGAAGGGGAAAAGCAGTTGTATATGCTACCGGTATGAAAACGGAAATGGGTAAAATTGCCGATATGATACAAAATATTGAAGATGAACAGACACCCCTTCAAAGAAAACTTGAACACCTGGGTAAGTTTATTGTATATGCTTGTATGTTAATTTGTGCTGTAGTATCTGTAACGGGGATATTAAGGGGAGAAGATTTATTTACCATGCTCCTTGCAGGAATAAGCCTGGCAGTAGCGGCTGTACCCGAGGGCCTTCCTGCCATTGTCACTGTATCTCTTGCTTTGGGTGTGCAAAGGATGCTGAAAAGGAATGCATTGATAAGAAAACTACCTGCTGTAGAGACCTTAGGGTGTGCCGATATCATATGTTCGGATAAGACAGGTACTTTGACAGAGAATAAAATGACTGTGAGAAAAATTTACGCTGGTGAAAATATATATGAAGTTAGAGGAAGTGGTTATGATACTAAAGGAGACTTCCTGATAAAAGGGAAAAAAATAGATCCAATGCAATACCCGATACTTAAGCTTACTCTTGAAATAGGTGCCTTATGTAATAATGCACAACTTGTAAGGGTAGTTGGCAATAAACAAACGCCTCCGGGGGAAATAAAATCAAAAATAAGTAAAATAAAATTTAGAAAAACCGGATGGTTGGATAGTACGGGTGACCCTACAGAGGTAGCGCTTTTGGTTGTTGCTGCCAAAGGAGGATTGACTCGTGAAATGTTGGATGAAATCTATATAAGGCAGGATGAAATTCCATTTGATTCTGAAAGGAAATGTATGAGTGTTATTTGCAGAAATCATAAAAATGAATCTTTTATTTTTACAAAGGGTGCACCCGATATAATTATTCAAAAGTGTAGTAAAATACTTACAACACGGGGGATTGTCAGTTTAACTCCGGATATAGTAGCGAACATACTGAAGATAAACGACAGTATGGCAGGAGAAGCATTGAGAGTATTGGGTGTAGCTTATAGGCAATCAAACCGGCAACCGACCTTAAAGGATAATGTGGAAGAAGAGCTGGTATTTGTCGGGCTACTAGGAATGATTGATCCGCCACGGGAAGAAGCGGCAGAAGCTGTCCAAAAATGCAAATTGGCAGGAATAAAACCTGTTATGATAACCGGTGACCATAAAATAACAGCTTGTGCAGTTGCAGGAGAACTAAATATATATGCAGACGGCGACATTGTACTGACGGGTGCTGACCTGGACGGCATGAGTGAAGATAAGCTTGCAAAAGTAATAGATAAGGTTTCCGTATTTGCCAGGGTATCACCAAAGCATAAGCTGAGCATTGTAAAAGCCTTTAAAAAACTGGGACATATAGTTGCAATGACAGGGGACGGCGTAAATGATGCCCCTGCAGTCAAAGAAGCTGATATCGGAGTATCCATGGGTATTATGGGTACTGATGTTACAAAAGAAGTTTCATCCATGGTGTTAATGGATGATAATTTCGCTACAATAGTAGCTGCTGTAGAGGAAGGAAGAGTTATTTACAGTAATATCAGGAAATTTATTCGGTATTTACTATCCTGTAATATTGGAGAAGTCCTTACCATGTTTTTAGGTATGTTGGCCGGACTACCTGTGCCCCTTTTACCCATACAAATATTATGGGTAAACCTTGTTACGGATGGACTTCCTGCAATTGCCCTCGGACTTGAACCCCCTGAAAAAGATGTTATGATGAGACCTCCAAGGGAAACAGGAGATAATATATTCTCCGATGGACTCCTTAGTCTGATTACTATTAGAGGTTTGTTACTTGGTATAAGCACATTGGCGGTTTTTGCAAGCATGCTCTATTTTACATATAATGTAGCCCTGGCAAGAACAGGAGCTTTTGTGACCCTGGTAATTACCCAGTTGATACATGTCTTTGAGTGTAAATCGGAAAGAAAGAATATATTTGAAATACCTATTTTTAACAATATTTATCTTGTGTTGGCAGTCCTTTGTTCCTTTATTATGATATTGTCGGTAGTGTATATACCATTTCTGAAAGGAGCATTCAGGACTGTCTCTCTCAATTTAGACGATTGGCTGCTTATAATCGGGTTCAGTTTCATTGGGCCTGTAGGTTCCAGCCTTTTCACAAGAAAGAGGAGATAA